The nucleotide window ttttgtttagttgCAGTCCACTGTGGATTTTGTCAGTTTGCTCTAGTTTCTCAAATGTATGACTTCAGTGATAAGAGTCCTCAAATTCCTCTTCTCATAGTGACTGTAATTACAGTGACATCTTTAATAACAGAGAACTTTAGCACCCTACCCCACAACCAATCATATGGGGACACCCTAAATATAATTGAGGAATCTTGAACCTTTGtctaacagtttttttttttcttttaagaagAAGTGCTTGTTATCTTTTCtgagaataatataaaaagttacTTCAATTTGCTAACCAAATACAATCTTGCCAGGCCCTTCACAAGATATTGGCTTCCACCTTTCTATCCTGCATTCAATCAATTCTACcctctttttcccttcttttcaatcatgtttcttattctttcttttatagaAATTGACagtgttttttctctttcacatattataataatttcgaaaagaatttgcattacTTGGACAGGAAGCCATGGCTTTCCAATACTATGTAAGTTCTATAATTGGCTATTATTAAGAGACTGATGATTCAACAAAACCTGACTTCTCCTTTCTTATTCGAAGTAAACCATAAAAGAAAGTAATTAGACTGACTGTCTGTAACAgagatatttttactaaaaaaatagcAAACTTTGTACTAATTTTAACCTTCCCTTGATGGATAAGCTAACATTGAAAGGATCTTTATGCCTTTTGATTGTATGCATTACCAACTTATGAAGCTTGCTCAAGTCAACAATGTAATTTATTCTTGTATAGCTTTAATGCAAAGTGATTCCTCAAAATTTCTATTCTAACCATTCATATAAAACGATTATTCGAATTCCTTGACAAACTAACAGTTTCGTTCCATTTTTCCAACTTTTCTGGATTCTCTATATGCTAAGTTATTATACCTTTTGTGTATCTGCATTTGTCAAGGTTGCTGTTGATCTTCTCCGAAGGAAAAGGCTTCTGTAAATACTGTTTTATTGCAATCCCGGGCTGTTCTGTTAAAACTGGAAGCAAGCcatcatttatacataaatgaaGTTACTGCTGTAAGTTCTTTCAGTTCCAACTTATTAGAATGATCAAGTAGTTGACCACACATTCAGAGAATTCGATCTGGATATATATAACTTAATGAAACTAGCTGTTATTCAagatatatatctaaaaaccaTTATTGTTGTAAACAAATATAGTGTCCTGCTTCCTGCAGGTTTCCATTTACTTTGAGTCAaatgttaaaattcaattacataagcATCTGATGCAAGCACTAACATGTAGCACATTTTGAAGAGTAGCTAAACATATCGAACATATATATTCCATAAGGATCATTTACATAAAGCAATTCCTTAGAGTTTTTCTGTAACCATTCATATGTGTAATAGCAACATATTGCTGCAGTATCCAGTACTGTTTATCAAGGGGAATAATGTTGGACTATTTATGCTTTTAGCTTTGGCTCCATCAATTTCCTACCCAATAAAGATCTTTTGCCACTAAACCATGATCTAaatctatacatatatatctacCTGATTGGGAAATGCTTGCATTGTCAACTGTCAAGTGGCTAGCTTATACTTATTAAtgagaatttgagtttttaatatttagcaGGTATTAGTTTAGGGATtgaacaaaccttgggtgggaataagtcttttagctacttttttaatatttgtacaaAATGACTCATTGAAGAAACTGGCTGATACTTGGACAAAAAACTAGTCAAATCGTCAAAAGATAGCTATAGATAAATTGTTTGGTTGGATATCTCTTGAAAGAATCTCTTTGCAGTTTCGATAAACATTCCATATGAATAACTTGACATAACGCTCCTCTAGAGAAAGAGGTTTACTGAGTTAATGTTATAACCCGTAGAAGAAACAATTCTAGGAATATGtattaattctataatttaCTCATAATATACTTTcgatattaatacatatttttacatATGAGCGTTTCGTATTCCTGTGAAAAAATGCATCCAATGTGCAAATGAAGGAGAATTATATGATGAAGTCTTGATTTAATGCACAATTTCCTATACAAACTCCATGCTATGCTATGTATCTATAAATTAGTCCCATCAGTAAGCCATGATCAAAACCtatgtgtgtgtgcgtgtatCCTGATTGGCAAATGCTTGTATTTTTAACTGTCAAGTAAATTAGATTAAACCAGAAAAATCAAATGGGACAAAAACACAGCATTCAATCTATTCTCAAACCGGGTGATCAAATTTTCACTAATGGATCAGAACCGCCAGGGATTATCTTCTACTATCATGACAAGTTTTCATTCACtgctataatattttattataatttttttctagttCTTACATTgccatttttcttttgtaattataGGAATATATATGGGTGACGACATGGTTATTCATCTTGTGATAGCcggaattaaaaagaaaaagagttcaTCTGGTTTATGCCCCAACTGTGGCTACGCTGGCCAAGGAAATGGAATAGTGAAAACTTGCCTGGACTGTTTTCTTGATGGCCAAAATTTACATGTCTTTGAATATAGTAGCCCTTGTAAGTTGCCTGATGAAATTATCAAGATTGCTATTGAGTTTTTTCAAGGAAAAAGAGATTTTGATTCATACAACTTTGCATCTAACAACTGCGAAGATTTTACATCCTATTGTAAAACAGGTTATTGTCTGTGTTCTCAAAGAGATTCATTCATTAAGTATTGTCTAATTAAATGTAGGGCTAATGAATATATGTTACTTatactttgatgaaataatttgtcagtcctttaaaattaaaaatttcaattttttatcagtcaattttttttaaagatgttgaaaagggaaattttaatttcattagcATCTGATGCAAAGCACAAACATATAGCACATATTCAAGAATTGCTCAACATATGGAATATACATTTTTTACAATTACACGAGGATAAAGCCATTCCTTGTAAGTTTATTTATAACTAGATATTCCTATATGTTACAGCAATATATTCCTTCACTATCCAGTACTGGTGAACAATAAAGATCTTTGGCTactaaatctatatatatatatatatatccagtCTGGTTACAAATGTTTGTATTATCAAGTAGATCAGATTGAACCAGAGAAAATTAAATGGGGCGAAATGAAAGCACTCCATCAAAGCTCAAGCCGGGTGACCATATTTCCAGTAATAGGGCTGAGATTGATATTGTGATTGCGAAACTGAATGTCTACCATCATCACGGTAAGTTTTCATATATTAAGGTGTTATTTGGttctcaataaataaatattattttaataatttattttttattatttataatatcttatttagttttttaataataaaatattataaataataaaatattataataatttattattatcaatggtgataTGAGATCTTTACGTTAGTTATTAAAatgttatcaaaataatcttaattttattataattatttatttatttattaatttttttaaggcaagaataactttattttcaaattatattagaataattatatttaggggtattttagtaaaataatatattaatatttttgtattatttctaattaaacataataattatttatatatatcaaattttatcaaatataataatcatttataccaattaatcttttaaatgATCTGTTGtcgtaataattatttaaaccaAACGTTAAGTAAGTCTAACAGCTGCTTGAACAGCTAGTCATTATACTATTTGTTATGTTTATTATAACAGGAATATATGTGGGGGACGGCATTGTCATTCATTTCCTAGCGCCTGCAAAGCAAAGCAACTCTTCTGTCCCATGTAAAAGATGCGGGCACACACCACGCTTACACTATGGGATCGTCCGTACATGCGTGGATTGCTTTCTTGATCGTcattcattatatataaattattgggGTGACTGCAAGCCACCCTATGAGGTTGTGAAGACTGCCATGGAATTTTTCCAAGAAATAAGGTCCTTTGGTGACTACAATGTTTTGTCTAACAACTGTGAGCACTTTGCGACCTTCTGTAAAACAGGCAAAAAGTCATCTAAGGAAATTAAGGCTGCAGTTATAAAAATTACCCAGGCAGGATGCATTGGTGCACTTGGTCTGCTCGAATATGCAAGGCAAGTGCTAAAAACAAAGGAGAGCCCCGTCACCTTGGAACATCGTGAAGGGTTGAACGAAGAATGAATACTAAGAGTTTCTCTGTTTAACtacatcaaataaatcaatttgCACGCATGTAACTGGACCTGTGAGATGCTCTCCTAGTTTGTGTCCAGTATCCTTAGTTCTCCTGGGAACTTGGGGTTCACTGCTTGTAAACGAAAACTCCTCAATCGTTTGATTGAATAAAGCCCCACTTTTCCTTTCCTATTCAAAGTAAATCATAAAAGAAAGTCGTTATattgactatatatatatatatatatataaatataaaagatatgtttttactacaaaaaataacacttataaaTCATCATTATTTGGCGAAACTGCATGTACCGTAAATGAATGACAAATGAGAAGAGAAAAGTAACGAGGTCCATTAGTctcttaattgattttatcagtttgaatatttattattcttaaGAGATGGAAGATATATAACCTTCCCTTGATGGATAAGCTAACATTCAAGGCATCTTTATGCCTTTTGATCGCAGGCTTTACCAACGTATGAAGATTCCTCAAGTCAACAATGTAATTTATTCTTGTATAGCATCAGTACAAAGTATTTCCTCAACATTTTCAGTCTAGCCATTCATATAAAACGATTATTCGAATTCCTTGACAAACTAACAGTTTCGTTCCATTTTTCCAACTTTTCTGGATTCTCTATATgctaaattattattctttttgtgtATCTGCATTTGTCAAGGTTGCTATTGATCTTCTCCGAAGGAAAAGGCTTctgtaaatactattttattgcAATCCCGGGCTGTTCTGTTAAAACTGGAAGCAAGCcatcatttatacataaatgaaGTTACTGCTGTAAGTTTTTTCAGTTCCAACTTATTAGAATGATCAAGTAGTTGACCACACATTCAGAGAATTCGATCTGGATATATATAACTTAATGAAACCAGCTGTTATTCAagatatatatctaaaaaccaTTATTGTTGTAAACATATATAGTGTCCTGCTTCCTGCAGGTTTCCATTTACTTTGAATCAaatgttaaaattcaattacataagcATCTGATGCAAGCACTAACATGTAGCACATTTTGAAGAGTAGCTAAACATATCGAACATATATATTCCATAAGGATCATTTACATAAAGCAATACCTTAGAGTTTTTCTGTAACCATTCATATGTGTAATAGCAACATATTGCTGCAGTATCCAGTACTGTTTATCAAGGGGAATAATGTTGGACTATTTATGCTTT belongs to Mangifera indica cultivar Alphonso chromosome 2, CATAS_Mindica_2.1, whole genome shotgun sequence and includes:
- the LOC123205915 gene encoding protein LEAD-SENSITIVE 1-like, with the translated sequence MGRNESTPSKLKPGDHISSNRAEIDIVIAKLNVYHHHGIYVGDGIVIHFLAPAKQSNSSVPCKRCGHTPRLHYGIVRTCVDCFLDRHSLYINYWGDCKPPYEVVKTAMEFFQEIRSFGDYNVLSNNCEHFATFCKTGKKSSKEIKAAVIKITQAGCIGALGLLEYARQVLKTKESPVTLEHREGLNEE